In Phragmites australis chromosome 24, lpPhrAust1.1, whole genome shotgun sequence, the following are encoded in one genomic region:
- the LOC133908073 gene encoding uncharacterized protein LOC133908073 — MATLKDAAARKPVLATIRLIVPAGAARPAPPVGPALGFYRLNLMAFCKDFNARTQKYKGDTPMQVTLTAYKDSTFEFVVKSPSVSWFLKKAAGIETASSRPGHSNVSSLTLRHVYEIAKLKQADPFCKHMSLEALCKSIIGTANSMGIEIVKDL, encoded by the coding sequence ATGGCAACTCTGAAAGATGCAGCAGCAAGGAAGCCTGTGCTGGCAACAATCCGTCTTATCGTCCCGGCTGGTGCTGCCCGTCCTGCACCTCCAGTTGGTCCAGCGCTGGGTTTCTATAGGCTCAACTTGATGGCATTCTGCAAGGATTTCAATGCCAGGACCCAAAAGTATAAGGGAGACACTCCTATGCAAGTCACCTTAACAGCCTACAAGGATAGCACCTTCGAGTTTGTAGTCAAGTCACCCTCCGTATCATGGTTCCTCAAGAAGGCTGCGGGAATAGAAACAGCCAGCAGTCGCCCAGGTCACAGCAATGTGTCATCCCTCACTCTCCGCCATGTATATGAGATCGCGAAATTGAAGCAGGCTGATCCGTTCTGCAAGCACATGTCGCTCGAGGCTTTGTGCAAGTCCATCATTGGCACAGCCAACTCCATGGGCATTGAGATTGTTAAAGATCTATGA
- the LOC133907355 gene encoding uncharacterized protein LOC133907355, whose protein sequence is MASSSGTEAPGANVNAPAPAAAVVVERSPAAARLSELGVRSWPKWGGPPGRYALRYGARQTCYIVRGKVRATVEGSPERAIEFGAGDLVVFARGARCTWHIAAAVDMHYAFDPT, encoded by the exons ATGGCTTCGAGCTCCGGCACGGAGGCGCCGGGCGCGAACGTCAACGCGCCCGCCCCCGCGGCCGCGGTCGTCGTCGAGAGGAGCCCGGCGGCGGCTCGCCTGTCGGAACTCGGCGTCAGGTCCTGGCCTAA GTGGGGCGGCCCTCCGGGGAGGTATGCGCTGAGGTACGGCGCGCGGCAGACGTGCTACATCGTGAGAGGGAAGGTGAGGGCCACCGTGGAGGGCTCGCCAGAGCGCGCAATAGAGTTCGGCGCCGGCGACCTCGTCGTCTTCGCCAGGGGGGCGCGGTGCACCTGGcacatcgccgccgccgtcgacaTGCACTACGCCTTCGATCCGACTTAA
- the LOC133907354 gene encoding RPM1 interacting protein 13-like: protein MAPVGGVVDISSDEEDSPVGNKLPLDPLGWASDLFDVDDDAIGDDFDDLMIMSELSSPPVLQKTTKPDDLLIMSEWSSPLVLQNKTKPDGGRDEDDDDCVVLDGDPDKVVTVAEEDGSEGDGSSDELQIVAEKGQIACRDFPHSRYLCSNLPFSTTSHVMHCSMCHCFVCDAPAPCNYWGNGTSVADHCHAVDKETKWKTLRQAFKCKTLPASGPEKHQNAMCSTVMSPRQQAQVMHHQVAAPQSLSSSVPNMGHPSLANRSPLASEVSQNQQRHPSVRVSLSVAGTVSTPRAGRGTGNAHIAQNTQSHAIFKRVGVVSPGVTTTTVNRFGSAATPDNSLMHQTLTHVSQPVQVAPRTYSFTGTAQNNPPQRSFSAPIAFQTRQGQPAAYCHVASNGTNVIGPQLSQCSSLTTQRTQCLQEPVIDVCTKSWEDILASVASDLFDMGVPDDSISTAQSQHLTTNSGPVHSTVSQGLGLQHESVAATENLTSSHVDDLFNQTTGGNVQADGSLQTTQNWHHLNHQSSPVPSEALLNDFASAPADGAHLNDFVSVPADGLSIEAAHHSEVPRLESTNILHSEVPRLESTNILFEFDWG, encoded by the exons ATGGCACCGGTAGGTGGTGTTGTGGATATCAGCTCCGACGAGGAGGATTCCCCCGTGGGCAACAAGTTGCCCCTCGACCCGCTTGGATGGGCGTCTGACCTTTTCGATGTGGATGATGATGCAATCGGGGACGATTTCGATGATCTCATGATTATGAGTGAGTTGTCGTCTCCACCGGTGCTGCAGAAGACAACCAAGCCTGATGATCTCCTGATTATGAGTGAGTGGTCATCACCACTGGTGCTGCAGAATAAGACTAAACCTGATGGTGGTCGTGATGAGGACGACGATGACTGTGTGGTTCTAGACGGCGACCCTGATAAGGTGGTTACCGTTGCTGAGGAGGATGGCAGCGAGGGAGATGGCAGCTCGGATGAATTGCAGATAGTCGCAGAGAAAGGCCAG ATAGCATGCAGGGATTTCCCTCACTCGCGCTATTTATGCTCAAACTTGCCCTTCAGCACTACTTCTCATGTGATGCATTGCAGCATG TGCCACTGTTTTGTATGTGATGCTCCAGCGCCATGTAACTATTGGGGTAACGGAACCTCGGTTGCTGATCATTGTCATGCTGTTGATAAGGAAACAAAGTGGAAAACACTTAGGCAAGCATTCAAGTGCAAAACTCTGCCAGCATCTGGTCCAGAAAAACACCAGAATGCCATGTGCTCAACAGTGATGTCACCCAGACAGCAAGCGCAAGTTATGCATCATCAAGTTGCAGCCCCACAATCGCTTTCATCTTCAGTACCAAATATGGGTCACCCTTCTCTTGCCAACCGAAGTCCTCTTGCGAGTGAAGTGAGTCAAAACCAACAAAGGCATCCCTCAGTAAGAGTCTCACTGAGTGTAGCTGGAACTGTCAGTACACCAAGAGCTGGAAGAGGTACAGGCAATGCTCACATCGCTCAAAATACTCAGTCGCATGCAATATTCAAAAGAGTAGGGGTTGTCTCTCCAGGTGTCACAACCACAACCGTTAACCGATTTGGTTCTGCTGCTACTCCAGATAATTCCCTGATGCATCAGACCTTGACACATGTATCTCAGCCAGTTCAAGTTGCACCAAGAACTTATTCTTTCACTGGTACTGCTCAGAACAATCCCCCTCAAAGATCTTTCAGTGCACCAATAGCATTTCAGACACGACAAGGTCAACCAGCAGCATATTGCCATGTTGCTTCAAATGGAACGAATGTCATAGGACCGCAACTTTCGCAATGCTCCTCATTGACAACTCAGAGAACACAATGCCTGCAAGAACCAGTAATCGATGTCTGCACAAAAAGCTGGGAAGACATACTTGCTAGTGTGGCATCTGATCTGTTCGATATGGGGGTACCAGATGACAGTATCAGCACAGCACAATCTCAGCATTTAACGACTAACTCTGGACCTGTGCATTCCACTGTAAGCCAGGGGTTAGGTCTTCAGCATGAGTCCGTTGCAGCAACAGAGAACTTGACATCTTCTCATGTCGATGATTTATTCAATCAAACAACAGGTGGCAATGTTCAGGCAGATGGTTCTCTTCAAACAACACAGAATTGGCACCATCTGAATCACCAGAGCAGTCCTGTTCCTAGCGAAGCTCTTCTGAATGATTTTGCGAGTGCCCCTGCTGATGGAGCTCATCTGAATGATTTTGTGAGTGTCCCTGCTGATGGATTATCAATAGAAGCTGCTCATCATAGTGAGGTACCAAGGCTGGAGTCTACAAACATTCTACATAGTGAGGTACCAAGGCTGGAGTCTACAAACATTCTATTCGAATTTGATTGGGGTTAA
- the LOC133906911 gene encoding uncharacterized protein LOC133906911 isoform X1, protein MMDRFFSYASTAPRRSEDAGITLLSGPPCCGKTSLLFQFAVNRAAESGRSVVFICSKGRLESNPPFLSQGVDPSMSALHRVQIKYVEDGEEIRNYFAAFHLHDNFPAAVIVDDFADFFSERSCQQRYGNTRARDLAMVRILALCQNAIAHANAKLGTLGSCELLLSDVQHGDTPRSLFIYKRWISSIYTIQGDGVGSYILSNIGNSESGTKEARTAKYSIALQYLVLEEIRNG, encoded by the exons ATGATGGACAGGTTCTTCTCCTACGCCTCCACCGCCCCACGGCGGAGCGAGGACGCCGGCATCACCCTCCTCTCGGGCCCTCCGTGCTG CGGGAAGACCTCGCTCCTCTTCCAGTTCGCGGTGAACCGCGCGGCGGAGAGCGGCCGTAGTGTGGTGTTCATCTGCAGCAAGGGGAGGCTGGAGAGCAACCCACCTTTCTTGTCCCAG GGTGTTGACCCGTCGATGAGCGCGCTTCATAGGGTACAAATCAA ATACGTTGAAGATGGCGAGGAAATCAGAAATTACTTTGCTGCATTTCACCTGCATGATAACTTCCCTGCTGcagtcattgttgatgattttgcaGATTTCTTCTCTGAAAG GAGCTGTCAACAAAGGTATGGAAATACCAGGGCTCGAGATCTAGCAATGGTTCGCATATTAGCTTTGTGCCAAAATGCCATTGCGCATGCAAA TGCAAAGCTCGGAACCCTTGGGTCTTGCGAACTCTTGCTCTCTGATGTACAGCACGGTGACACCCCAAGATCACTGTTCATTTACAAGAGATGGATAAGTTCCATATACACAATCCAAG GTGACGGCGTGGGATCCTACATACTTAGTAACATTGGCAATTCAGAAAGTGGAACCAAGGAAGCAAGAACAGCAAAATACTCAATAGCACTGCAGTATCTTGTTCTTGAAGAGATCAGGAATGGATAA
- the LOC133906911 gene encoding uncharacterized protein LOC133906911 isoform X2, giving the protein MMDRFFSYASTAPRRSEDAGITLLSGPPCCGKTSLLFQFAVNRAAESGRSVVFICSKGRLESNPPFLSQGVDPSMSALHRVQIKYVEDGEEIRNYFAAFHLHDNFPAAVIVDDFADFFSESAKLGTLGSCELLLSDVQHGDTPRSLFIYKRWISSIYTIQGDGVGSYILSNIGNSESGTKEARTAKYSIALQYLVLEEIRNG; this is encoded by the exons ATGATGGACAGGTTCTTCTCCTACGCCTCCACCGCCCCACGGCGGAGCGAGGACGCCGGCATCACCCTCCTCTCGGGCCCTCCGTGCTG CGGGAAGACCTCGCTCCTCTTCCAGTTCGCGGTGAACCGCGCGGCGGAGAGCGGCCGTAGTGTGGTGTTCATCTGCAGCAAGGGGAGGCTGGAGAGCAACCCACCTTTCTTGTCCCAG GGTGTTGACCCGTCGATGAGCGCGCTTCATAGGGTACAAATCAA ATACGTTGAAGATGGCGAGGAAATCAGAAATTACTTTGCTGCATTTCACCTGCATGATAACTTCCCTGCTGcagtcattgttgatgattttgcaGATTTCTTCTCTGAAAG TGCAAAGCTCGGAACCCTTGGGTCTTGCGAACTCTTGCTCTCTGATGTACAGCACGGTGACACCCCAAGATCACTGTTCATTTACAAGAGATGGATAAGTTCCATATACACAATCCAAG GTGACGGCGTGGGATCCTACATACTTAGTAACATTGGCAATTCAGAAAGTGGAACCAAGGAAGCAAGAACAGCAAAATACTCAATAGCACTGCAGTATCTTGTTCTTGAAGAGATCAGGAATGGATAA
- the LOC133907344 gene encoding pre-mRNA-processing factor 19, whose translation MICAISGEVPDEPVVSKKSGLLFERRLIERYIEDHGKCPVTKEELTMDDIVPVKTNKVVKPRPLQAASIPGLLGIFQNEWDALMLSNFALEQQLHTARQELSHALYQHDAACRVIARLKKERDEARTLLAQAERQIPASVAGAAPAPVVSNGKRAMEDEIGPDGKKVRPGINPVMIDELTECNTMLSAQRKKRQVPPTLAPVDALERYTQISSHPLHKTNKPGILSMDIHPSKDIVATGGIDTNAVLFDRASGQILSTLTGHSKKITSLKFVPRDELFVTGSADKTVRIWQESEDGNYNCIHTLKDHTAEVEAVTVHATQKYFVTASKDNSWCFYDISTGSCLTQVGEASGQEGYTSASFHPDGLILGTGTTDAVVKIWDVKTQSNVAKFEGHVGPVTAMSFSENGYFLATAALDGVKLWDLRKLRNFRTFSPYDSDTPTNAVEFDSSGSYLAIGGSDIRVYQVANVKVEWNVIKTLPDLSGTGKVTSVKFGADAKYIAIGSMDRNLRIFGLPGDDQMDESKSAAE comes from the exons ATGATCTGTGCAA TCTCCGGAGAGGTGCCGGACGAGCCGGTGGTGTCGAAGAAGTCGGGGCTCCTCTTCGAGCGGCGGCTCATCGAGCGTTACATTGAG GACCATGGGAAGTGCCCGGTCACCAAGGAGGAGCTCACCATGGACGATATCGTGCCGGTCAAGACCAACAAG GTTGTGAAGCCCAGGCCTTTGCAGGCTGCAAGCATTCCAGGACTGCTTGGGATCTTTCAAAAT GAATGGGATGCTCTCATGCTTTCTAATTTTGCTTTGGAGCAGCAGCTTCACACAGCAAGACAAGAACTTAGTCATGCGCTGTACCAG CATGATGCCGCCTGCCGTGTTATAGCCAGATTAAAGAAGGAAAGGGATGAGGCTAGAACACTTTTGGCTCAAGCTGAGAGACAGATTCCTGCATCAGTTGCAGGAGCTGCTCCTGCACCTGTTGTTTCCAACGGAAAAAGAG CGATGGAAGATGAAATTGGTCCTGACGGGAAGAAGGTTCGTCCTGGTATCAACCCTGTCATGATTGATGAACTTACAGAGTGTAATACCATGCTTTCAGCACAACGTAAGAAAAGACAG GTTCCACCGACTCTGGCGCCTGTTgatgcacttgagagatatacTCAGATTTCCAGCCATCCACTTCATAAGACAAACAAACCAGGCATTTTGTCCATGGACATTCATCCTTCAAAG GACATTGTTGCAACTGGAGGTATCGATACAAATGCAGTACTCTTTGATCGGGCATCCGGTCAAATCTTGTCCACGCTTACTGGTCACTCGAAGAAG ATAACCAGTTTGAAATTTGTTCCCCGGGACGAACTCTTTGTGACTGGATCAGCAGATAAG ACTGTTCGCATTTGGCAAGAGAGCGAGGATGGAAACTATAATTGCATCCATACATTGAAAGATCATACTGCTGAG GTTGAAGCTGTTACAGTCCATGCAACTCAGAAGTATTTTGTGACTGCTTCCAAGGATAACTCATGGTGCTTCTATGATATTTCAACAGGATCTTGCCTCACACAG GTTGGCGAGGCTTCAGGACAAGAGGGATATACATCTGCGTCTTTCCATCCAGATGGTCTTATCCTCGGTACAGGAACTACTGATGCTGTTGTCAaaatttgggatgttaagaCTCAG TCAAATGTTGCCAAGTTTGAAGGGCATGTCGGACCAGTTACTGCTATGTCTTTCTCTGAAAATGGTTACTTCCTAGCG ACTGCTGCTCTTGATGGTGTCAAGCTTTGGGATCTTCGGAAATTGAGAAATTTCAGGACCTTCTCTCCCTATGATTCAGATACACCAACCAATGCTG TGGAGTTTGATTCTAGTGGAAGCTATCTTGCCATTGGTGGTTCAGATATAAG GGTTTACCAAGTAGCCAATGTTAAGGTCGAATGGAATGTTATAAAGACATTACCGGATCTATCAGGAACAG GGAAAGTAACTTCTGTGAAGTTTGGAGCCGATGCAAAGTACATCGCCATAGGTTCTATGGACCGTAACCTACGGATATTTGGACTCCCTGGAGATGACCAAATGGATGAATCAAAATCAGCAGCCGAGTGA